One Physeter macrocephalus isolate SW-GA chromosome 7, ASM283717v5, whole genome shotgun sequence genomic window, TAAGCTGCAAATACATACAGctgtaacaaaacaaaaatatctctgcacatagctttatttaaaaaaaaaaaaaaaaaagagtgggagtAGCTAGTAAACAGGACTCTTTATTGCTTTTCTGTGCCTTTCCCACTTAACATCTGCTTCTCCCTGGTCTATAcactggaaaaggaagaaaggaaaggaaatgcacACTGACAGCATACCTATGTACCATATGCATTCAAAAGTTCTCTCACTGTGGCCTCACAACACTTCTAGTTAGACAAGACTGTTACTATTACTACTTCTGTTTCAAccgaagaaaaaaatgagttcagAGAATTTCACCAGCTTGATCCAGGGCTACAATTTGAGTGGCAAATTGCATCCAGACACTATATCCCTAATACCCAGCATTATATCAATAGTTGACAACTAACTTActtcagtgagaaaaaaatgccTAATGCAGCATTCGCATTTTTACAGCTTTACTGATATatattcacatatcataaaattcactgacttaaagtgtacagttcagtgggttttagtatattcagagagatgtgcaaccatcatcacgatctaattttataacattttcaacaccccaaaagaaaccccccACACATTAGCAGTCAGTCCCCATTCCTATTCCTCCCTTCCCCTACCACCTCTTTCTCTGGCTTCCTCCATTTAGCAAAACCTTTTCCAAGTTCATCCatttgcagcatgtatcagtatttcattctttattaccgggtttgtttccacttttcagcTATTAAGAGTAACACTGCTACGGACATTCACACACCGATTTCGGTGTGAACATCTATGTTCTTCAGCATTTGCATTTTCAAAGGGTTTTCACAACACTCTCTCCTTGGCATCTTATAACTGCTTCACTCTGTGAGAGAGAACGGAGGCTGGGAGCAGTTACATGACTGTTACCCCCACTGCCGGGTGACCCTCGGTGACTGTCACCCTCACTGCCGGGTGACCCTCGGTGAACCTGCAGTAAGCTCGCACCTTCTGGCTGAAGACCTGCTCATTCCTTACCACCACACCGCTCTGTCTCCTCCACAAGACATTTCAAGCAATAGCATGCGGATGAGAAAAACGTCTGCTTCACTGAGGAGCTCCCTGAATCATTCTCCGTAAGTCAGTGCACAAGGCAAATTTAAACTAAGCCTTATGAGATGAAGAGAAGGGGAGAACAAAGTGTTGGAGACAGGGTATTCTACAGGTGCCTCCCAGCgctggcctcctcctccccatggAAACACTGGAGGTTGCTACTGCAGGGTGCTGCGGAGGCACACGTGGAGTCAACACCCACTGTGCGCTGCCTCTGAGGGCACCCCGGGCCTGTCCACATGTGCCTGCGGGCTCGATTCCCACATCAGCCTGAAGCTCCCAGGCCCCCACAGCTCCCAAGGCCTCGACGCAGAGCTAAGCTGTTCTGAAAGGGGGACAGCATTTGGGGAGCATATACGGTCAGTTGTATAAACCCCCTTTTCCAACCTCCTGAAACAGTTCCTAGGCTTATAATATTTTTGGTACTAATATTCAGAAACATggttaataattatattaataataatatataacagCCACTTACTAGGTAGCTTTTatgcatttaattcatttaatcctcacaataaccgtGTAAAATAGGTACTGTGATTACCTCTATGTTACATGTCAACACTTTCTTATGTGGGGAATACATGtagttggtgggaatataaactggcaTAACTCCTTAGGAGGGTAATTTGGAAACAGCTATGGAAACCAAAAGTACAAATATCCTTGAACCaggcaatttcacttctgagacTATATCTACAGATATACTTCACAGTGCCCAAAGACAAAGAATATTAATTAACTGAAAAAGTTTATAACAGTAAAAATCTGGAAACTAATACCTATCAATACAGCAGCGATTAAATAAATTGCATTGTTAAGATGAAATACCTGAGACTATTAAAGAGAACGAAATAGATTTATGTGTGCTGCTACTGAGTATTCACCAAGATGTATTAAGGACGAGCAAAATCAATATCATCATGCgtaacaatttatttatttatttattttccaatctGAAAGCAGTCACTGTTTATTAACTGACCCGATTACAGAAATAATCATGGCAGATACCTTAGTTCATCCTCCTCATAAGTCTGTTGATCTGGTCTTCCCTGTTGCCAGCATCTCCACCTTCTACAAAATGGgaaatctttttcttcattccccCTCGTGGAGAAGACAATTTGAAGGGCCACAGGAAGCTGTTTGCTTCTTTGAAACGTTTTCCAACAGTATAGATCTCATGAATCAGATCTTCCATGCAGATAATACCGTATTTGCCAAGAGATCGAGCAATCAACACGTTATCCGTCAGGGCAATTCGCTTCTTGTTGATTTTGCCATAACCACACTTGTAGATCAATTCATTTACTGACTTCAGATTTGGGTACCCCCATGCAATGTGTGGTTCCACAATTCTCAGCATGTTAACTGAAGCCTTGTTGAGCTTCACAAAGGTGCCATTGAAAATCTGACGGAGGCGAAGAAGCTGCAACACCTTTCGAACCTTTGGGCTCACACCATTGATACCTCTGATCCTGATGACAAATGCCAATTTGGGTTCCGCGGGTACGTAGAAGTTGCCAGCTTTTCTTGCCATCC contains:
- the LOC102993384 gene encoding 60S ribosomal protein L7-like, which gives rise to MEGAEEKKKKVTAVPETLKKKQKNFAEPKIKRLRKKFARKMLRKARRKLIYEKAKHYHKEYRQMYRTEIRMARMARKAGNFYVPAEPKLAFVIRIRGINGVSPKVRKVLQLLRLRQIFNGTFVKLNKASVNMLRIVEPHIAWGYPNLKSVNELIYKCGYGKINKKRIALTDNVLIARSLGKYGIICMEDLIHEIYTVGKRFKEANSFLWPFKLSSPRGGMKKKISHFVEGGDAGNREDQINRLMRRMN